aggctgggctgggcagtgGACAGGCTGGCTGCTGACAGACAGACGGATGGACGGGCACCCCAGCGCCCGCAACATCTCCTGACACGGTGCCCGCAGCCGCCCGCTTCCCAGATGGGTGCCAGGCTCACCGCCGCACGGGGTCACCTCCCGCCTGCCCTCGCCCACCCACACTCCCGGTGGGGGCGCAGGGGAAATCGCTCCCCGGGGAGGAAGCACCTGTCCTCCCCCACGTCACCCCACGGGCCCTGCCCCATGCCGAGCCCCACGGCACTGCCGAGGGACCCCGCGgtgcctccccccccgcccacccCAGCCCGGCAGCGGAGACCCACCGGAGCGTGGCAGGGTGCAGGGCACCCCCATCTTCGTCGGTGGGGAGACCTCGGCCCCACCAGGGCCACCGCGTCGCTggggcccctcggccaccgTCAGCcgggggcgaggggggacggGGGTGACGGGAGCCGGACCCCGCAGCCGCTCCCAGGGGGGCGCCCCTCCGCCCCCGCCAGCCCGCCGCAGGGTGACCGAGAGGCAGCTCCGCTTCGTGGGGGCGGCGGGGGTGCCGAGGGGGCCGTCTCGCCGCGGCGGGGGGCCTGGGATGCGGCTGGGGCCGGTGGGGCCGCCTGGGGCGGGCAGGCGGCTGCGGTGAGGGGTGACGTCCTCCTCCATGGCGGGTGGCTGGAAGCAGAGGTGCGAGGGCGGGAGGCAGGTGTTGCCGGCGCAGTCCAGGGGGGCCCAGGCCTTCCCCGCCACCAGGGCCGCAGCGTCCCGGGGCGCAGCGGTCCCCGGAGCCGCCGTTGTCCGCGGGCCTGAGCCCCCACCGGCAGCCCTGCCGGGCCGGCCAGCCCGCCTCCGGCCGGGGACAATGGGGCGCTTGTGGCCTGCTCGGCACGCTCCCACGCCTGGCGCCGTGGCCGTTCCTGCCCCCAGTGCCTTCCTGGCCTCCGCCACGGCAGCCCCACGCCACGGCAGCCCCACGCCATAGCAGCCCCATGCCGCGgccccctgccccgctcccaTGGTGGGAGGTGGAGGAGCGGTGCAGACCCACCAGGTCAGGCCAGTGCCACCTGCTCCTAAGGATAACGGGTgcgatttaaaaaaaaacaaaaccaaaattgctaaatttttgaaatgttttcccttcctctcttcgttttttttcctcaaatggcAGATTCCAGTTCAACGATTTATGCCCCACTGAAGAAGGTCAGTGTTCACTTGTTGGGTGTTCAGTCGCGTTGATGCTTCTTTCCCttattctgattttcttttgcttcttcattACTCTGATTATTTCTTGCCAACTTTGGGGCATTTTGGGCGTCAAGAGGGCATCCATTACAGGGGATCAGCTTGCCACCTACACCTTCCTTGCTATAAAACAGCCTTTGAAGGTCAATGTAATAAccaaggaagaaaggagaaaggtgttttggtggggtgggatgagaATACATGTGGTTTGGTGGGCAAATGGGGACAAAGAGAAGGGGAGCCAGGCAGCCATAGCACCCACAGCATGGCAGGGGCAATGCTCGCCTGCCTTCGGGTGGCCagggctgaggagcagaaggggaacGACCGTCCTGTGACCCATAGCGAGCCATGGGGAGTGCTGGGGGAAGGCAAGGCTCAGGGCAGTGTaacttctctgctgctttaaaggcagagagagagaaggtggAAAGGACCAACCTGATGCTGTGCGGTATTTCCAGCACTAAGTATCTTCTCTGATGCTTTACGTGGTTTAATTCACTATCTGTGACTATTTCCCTCTCCCCTGAGGTCTCTCTGGCTGCACAGGTCCCACAGGGGAGAGACAGTCTCAGTTTTCAGGCAGCTTTTGCCTTCGGCTTAATTATTGCCAGATAGCCTCGCAGCGTAGCCGGCACAGAAACCAGGCGGATGAAGACCTACCGTGCTGTAAAGGAAACCTCGCTGCAGACTGGtccttgctgcctgcccagaGCTGGAGGGAGGCAGCTCCCAGGGGgaacaacaggaaaataaagcatcGGCCATGCTGTTTGCCACACAATTTTATTCCACTGGGGAGGGCTTTGACACCGTTGGCAATGAAGTCCTTCATACCTGTGGAAAATAGCTGGCTTAATACTGATTGCATCAGGACTAAACAGTCTGAAACCTAAGCCAGAGGAGATGAACTAGTTCCTCTCTAGTCCAGCCCTGACCTGTTTGTCGTCTTCCTTTTGCTTGGTTTCTGCGGTGAGTCACAGGCAGAGCGAAGGTGAAAACAGGCAGGAGAGTGTGCAGAGGAGGACAcagaggaggggatgggggacCCCCGTGGGGAGCTCCATCGCACCATGGATGCCAGGTGGCCGAGAGCGGTGGTGGCAGACCCAGCCTTTTGTTTTTGCCAGGCTAGtggttttccctcttctcttttgACTCAGCAGCCGAAAGTGGGTTTGGAGGAGGTGCGAttgcagagcagcctgccctGGTGTAGGCTGCGGAGAGCAGGCTCCCCTTCCCATGGGGACGGTTTAACCTGCAAGACCCTTAGCTCCAATACAGAGGGTTTTATTGCTACCCCATGGCTCAGCTGCAGTCCGTTTGCAGTGCAGTCCCAGCTACGAGGGAGTTGAGGTGAGGAAGCAGGTTTCCAAGCTGGCGCTTGAAGATATGGCTGTGTTGTGCCAGAGGGCAGAGGACATAAGCCATGCAGCTGAGGGTGGCATGTCAGACCATGCAGCCCAGCCCCAAGGCATTTCCCTTTCGCAGCCCCAAGTCACCAAGGCACAAAAATACATGGGATTTACCTGTTTCAGGCTGCACCTGCACTTTGAGCCTTTGCTTGCCAGGGTTAGCATAACTTTGGGCACAGGAATAAACCCACTCACTGCATTTCCCTGCTGAGCAAGACTCCCCAGTTAGGGTACTTGCATCATGATTTCTGGTTTTTAGCTGAATGGAAGGACTCTCAACTTGTCCTCTGGCTGAAACAGAGCGAAAAAGCTCCTGCCAGTGTGCCTGGTTTTGGTGTAGAAGATAATGGTGATACGATTGCAATCCAGTGGATGGAATGTCCCAGAAAGACCCAGGATGTCCTGACCTATTCCTTCCTCAGCCAAAACCCATAGAGCTAAAAATTAACTTTCACCCCCAGAGAATTACCAATGGAGCATTGCTCACTCTAACCAGCCCAGTGcattctcctcctttctttggGAATGGAGGAGAAAACTTCCGCTGACAGGTTCACAGGAGAGGCTGAGTGACATGAGCCCATCCAGGATCTGTGGCAGATTTGGGCAGCTGGCCCAAGGGACTCCTGCTGCCCAAAGGAGCCATCAGGGACTACGGCACAAAGCTGGCACCCCGGGAGAACGCTGGGGATGCGGGTCGCCCCGATATTGGCAGGTCCATGCGACGGCATGGGATGCGCAGGCATGTGGACATGGGGTGGTGCACCAGCTGACACCCCTGGGACATGCAGGAGTGGGGCACGCAGGACCCCGCTGTGTCCAGTGCTCACAAGTAGCACCGCTGCACCTACGGCATCCGAAGAGTGGGtgttggggtgggaggagaggtgaGGAGAGGCTCTTGACACAACCTCCTGCCACAGGTTCAGAGCTCTCCCAAATCTCCCTGTACACAGTGAGCACTGCACTGGGCtggcaaggaaggagaagatGTGAACGTCCCTCTTAGCCCCAGCATCACACCTTCACACAGCACTTTGGTAGCCAATCAGCCCCAGGGCAGTGCAGAAAGTGCAGGTAGTCTATGAACATGGGATTTTGTGCCAGACCCACATTATACAGTCCAGAAAGCAGAGGTGGTACAATGGGCCCATTTCACCAACAGGCTCGGTGTCCCTTCTCAGAGACATGCAGGGAAAGGGGGTTGAGGGATGCTTCACAGCTTTCGTTGGGATGACAGTTAAGGAAGAGCCCATCCATGCCATAGGACTCCGGAGTGCAGAGGACTGAACAAGTGCAAGTTACCTCCCAGACTATCCGATCTCACTCCGCGGCAGAGGAGCAGAAGGTCAGGCAGATCGGGAGAGGCTTATGTGCTAAGTGTGGCAACACCCCTTCATGGAGGGCTGCAGAATATTCTCAGCTTGACATGGGACTTGGGCAAACTTCTTTAGTAAAGATCTTTAATTTGAATGTAGTGCATCTGGAATGGATGGATGAGTGGATGGATGTTCTCCATCTCCCAAACAGACACAGAGAAGCAGTGCACCTTTAGCAGGGATAAAGGCATTCAGTCTCTGGGGCTCGCTAAGCCCTTGGCCCCTCTGCACAGAGCTTCAGCAAGCTTACCATCCCAGCACCAAGGGTGAAGAGCTTAGCTGAAGCAACGATCTGGGTTGAAATCCCATTTATTTCCCCCAAAATACCCACTGGACTTAAACAGGCTGGGTTAGATTTAACCCAGAATATAGGAGTAAAAGGCTCTGTATCCCTTTGCAAGCCTAGTACCCCTGCAGAGACCTTTCCTACTGAAGGTCATGTCAAGGTGCCAGGTGGCTCAAACTCAAGTGATTAACAAGGGACCTTTCATTTGAGTGATTCATCAGTCTCGGCCATGGGGAAGAGCAGAAGTCCTTGGCTGGGTGAAGGGCTGTGAGCACGTGGGAAGCCCTGAGCCTGCAGTGCCACACAAACCTTGCCTAAGAAGCAAAGGGTCAGAAAGGTAAGTATGAGACCTAGATCAGCAAAGCACAAAGTGACGATCAGCCCTGCTTGTGCAGGGCAGGACTGTCATCCCTACCGAGAGGAGAGGGTCTTCTGGACTAGATGGGCAGCGTGTCAGACCTCGGGCACCCCAAAGGCCAGGTTGTCCCGAATCATCAGTGTCTTCCGAAGGTCTCGTTCCATGATCGGCCTCTGCGTTCGCCACTTATGGGCTTCCTGGAGTCCTGGCTCAAAGTAGTAAATGCAAGCTCCAAAGCCCACCAGGATGAGAATGGAGATCATCAGATACACTGGCACAAACCAATCCAAGAAGTGGGGCATGGCTGCcagagaaaaggggagaaagcTTGTACAGTGGGAGAACCCAAAAACCACCTCCACTGAGCTTCAGCACAAGACATCTGCCTCATCAGCCATGCCCAgcctccctgcacccctcctCACAGCCTCGGCCCACCCTGGCTCGTCCTCGGTTGCACACCAAGGTTGCACACCAAGGCACCTCAGCCTTTGGGAGAGGGCAATCCCTTGGGCTTGTTGCTGGGACACCACGCACTGAGCAGCAGTCCTGCTCCCTCCccgcagaggaggaggagcccgcacgcccccagccctgctgccagccgTTAAAGGTAGGCAGCGGGTAAATACAGCTGCTTCTTATCTCCTGCTTGGGGAAAAACttgctgccccttcccctgaTGCTCCACAACCCCTTTGAATTCCCAGTCTAAGCTGGTCTGGCTCGGGGCTGAGCCCTCCCTTGCTGCACCCCTGTTTAGCATCCTGCTTTGCCGGGGCTCAGGGACCTTGTGGTGCTCGGTTGAGCACTGGTCTCTGAGCAGAGCCTCAATCCACCCCCTGCATCAGCCCCTGGGCAGTGGGAGCCACTTACCGGGAGCGGCAGATCTGCCTTCCCAGGATCCCCTCACCACTTGGGCGCGTGGTGCCGAGTCCGGAGCAGTGCCACCCTGGGGAACACAAAACAACGTGCCACACGATGGCTGTCGACCCAGCGCTAAAAAGGAGCGAGCAGGAAGGAGCCAACATCTCCCTGCCTGGCCGTCACGGCTGAAGctttccggaggggcggacaGACAAGGTCCCAGCCCCACAACCTGCTGGTGCCCTGGCCCACTCCCTCCCCACCATTATGGCCCTGCTGATGCTGTGCTCAGGGCATACACTCTGACTCAGTGCCATTTAAAAGCTGTAATGGTGCCATGTTTGAGCCCATCCCTTATCCCCATcctttgggagggagggagcaacCCACATTGCAATCCGCAGCAGTGCCCAGCTTACCTGactcccagctgcctgctcttACCGAAATACTCGCCAGGATGTGGGTCATGCAGGGGCAGAAAAGGGGATCGGGAAGCATCCGCCCACAAAAAGCACAGCTACGGCCTCACCCGGGCACCGGGACTGCTGGGTTTTGCACAGTGAGCGTGCCACTTGTCACAGGCTTCAGTGGATTAAACCGGGGATCCTCAGGCTTGGGAAAGCACAACAGTGCCAGGCTCAGGCACAAAAAACAGTCCTGAAGGGAGGCTTTCCAAAACCCTCACCCCTCAGTGGGGCTGATGAAATGCCCCTTGACTTCACTGGGGACGGAGTTAGGGCAGAGCTGCACCCGTGTTGAGCTCCTGCTTTTCCAGACACCCGAAAGCTGCCACCTGCGACCATCCCCCAAGTCACCCGTCTGCCAATAACCACGCGTCCCCCCACCTCCCTTGTGCTGGGCCATTAAGGGGAGGCTGGGGCGAGCTCTGACCATCTCCATCCTATTCCCCGCTCCTGGCCCGTAAGGCTGCTGCCCTTTCCCACACCGGAGGCTGGgcttttttgacttttttttaacaccacAGCCATCAGTTGATTCCAATGTGCCCAGCAGCATTTATCTGCTGGACACCTCTTGCAGCAGGAGAGCCCGTCCCTGCCTGCTTGCCCTGAGACTGGCAGCAGGAAGCATGAGGTTCATCTCTACCCTCTGAATAACACCTTTTTTGTCACAGGGTTAGATCTGAAATGAGCTGCAATTCTTGTTAATGTAAGCAAGAAACTGCCAGCATCAGAGAAGACGCCTGATTTCCTCCCACTTATTGGCATGGATGTTGATATTTATCTGTTCTCCTTGCATGACAGGGGAGACCTCGGTGGATTTTGCCTCTTCCTACCACGCTCTTTGGCTTTCAGCAATCCTTGGTTTTGCTACCCATGGCCCTACCATTGCCAAGTCCAGGAGGACtttttctgtctccctctcAATGATTTGCACCTTTCTTTTACGAGGCCCCTGCTCCACCTGATTGAGAGCCACAGGACCGGGCAGCTCAGCATCAGCAGCCATTTGGCCAGGAGCAAAGGGGCAGCCTGGGCGCTGCTCCTGCCTCTTCGTGgctgcctctgccttcctcAGGCAAGTAACTTTGGAGGAAACCCCCCATCCCAGCCGGCAATAATGTCGCAGAAGTGTTGTGGGGAGCAGGGATCCCGCTGTGGGCTTTCCCTCCCTCAACTTGTCCTGAGGGACTGCGGAAAGAATTAGGCACGAacccccctccccgccagccATCAGGTCTGAGGTCCAGGTTTGGCCAGAGGCCCCTCAGCGCAGTTTTCCTACGTGCTCTGCAAAAGTAGCTCCTGTGCACACCCCAGCTGCTgccacagccaggctgggggacCAAGGCTGCTGCAAACCTCTTCTTCCAGAGGTGCCCCAGCAGCTGCTAACAGTTCTCGGCTGGCGACAGCAACGAGCAGGGTTAGGGAGCCTGGGAAGGTGACTCCGTCTTGGACCCCCGGGGCGACGGGAGGAAAGCCAGCAACCTCATTTCCTTCCCTGATCATCTGCTTTCCAAACCTAGGAGTGAAGCTGCTGTCCAAAAAGCACTGCAATaaaaagcagccctgcagactTCCCCATTTATCTTTCCTCCATGACTAGCAGAGCCAGCATTTCCCAGCTCCTCGCCAGGAACCTATTCTTCAGTCTACTTGCTATGCAGCCCTCACCTCGTGCCGCATCCCCCCACCGCTCACCCGTCCCTGCCCCCCAATGAAAGGTCTTTGCCGTGGCCAAGCCCAGCACTGGGCGAGGTGTCAGAGCCCCCCCTGCCTCTGCAGGGCCGGCCAGGCAAAGCACTTGCTCTCGTCAGGTGGGTGAGCAGATTTTGGCTGCAAATGCCGAGAAGAGGGAGTTTCATTCAAAGATGTCAGCTTTccggagcagctctgcagatgtTAAATGTGCCTTAACCCTTGCTGGACCGGTTGATCTCAGCACCCCGTTTTGCAGCGGGACATCCGTGTCGCCCCAAAGACACAAAAGAGTCCCTGGTCTTTCAGCTGAGACAGCATCTCATAGAGGTAAGCTGACTGACCCTTTATAAACCCATGCCACATGTGTCACTCCAGCCGCTCTCCTTCAGTGTCAGCCCTGGATCCCCTGTGCCACCTCCGGCTGCCCCCCGAGGTGCTGTGGGTACACCTGTGACGGGCGCCCTGGGGGGCACGCTGCAAGTGACAGGGCAGAAACTGCTCAGGGGaggccaggagcagggaggggggttTGCAGGAGACAGGGACAGGCAGCGGTGACCGGGCAGGGGGTGAGCAAGGCAGAAGTGGTGCCCATGCAGAGTGCCAGGACACAGGTGACTCTGGGGACAAAACCCTCCCGTGCGCACGGTCGGGAACGCAAACCAGGTCGCAGCATTACCAGCCACGGGCTCATCCTGACCACAGAAGATCCTCCCAGGGCTGCGCACCCTGGGGCAGCTTCCAGCTTGGGGCGAGGAGCTGCCGATGGCTGGGGACCCAGACACGACCCCGCTCCCACGCATCGCATCCCTGCGACGTGCCACCTACCTCCTTCCGTGGGCGCAGGGCGACAAGATGAGGCTGCTGCCTCCAGCGTCTGCCAGGGCCCGGCCGGGATGAGTCAGGCTCCTTTCCCAGCCGGGCAGCGCCCGGGAGAAGGGACCCCGCTCCGGGAGAGCAGGGCGACAGCGAGAGGCGACAGGcgcagggcgggggggagggacGGCGGGAGCAGCCGCGGCTGGCGGGAGCGTGCGGGGATGACACGCAGCCAGCAGCACGGCCTCATCTCCCACCGGGGCTCCGGGGGCCTTCCCCCATCGCCTGCCGGCAGCGCCAgcccccctccagcctccccagggCACCCCAGCACCGGGCTCCCCCCCGAAGGAGGGACCGTCCCCAACCAATTCCATCCCCGCGCGGGGGGGGGCATTTTAGCAGCGGTCGTTATGGCAACGGGCCTCCCGAGCTCCCCCGCACATGGTACCCGGGCGAGAGCCACGGGAGAGGTGGCCGAGGGAtgctctccctcctcccgcATCACCcgcagcccaggctgcagcgCTGGAGGACCTGCCCTCCGCCAGGCCGAGGACGaaggatggggctggggaggaggagaaatgcTGGGGGAGACGTGGGTGAACTCGGGCTGATGGAGATTTATGGGATTTTAAGGCTCCGCAGATTCACCGGTGGGCCCACCCCAGACTCTGGGGGCTGGTGGCTTGCTGGCCATGGGGTggaagcagagagagggaggggtggaaagggaagggagattAGTACTCCCTTTAGGGGttttatgcaaaaataaaataaccaacGCTTTGACCAAAAGGATCTtccagcagaaaacagaaaaacattgctGTCTGAAGTAATATTCTTGCTTTCAGTGAAATACCTTGTTTCCTGAATCCATACCTGGCTCTGTCATTGCTGCCGCTGACAGAAGAGgttttgttaaaacattttcagcttttcagcagcacagaaataggAACAACCAAACTGGTTTGGTTTATTGGTTGGGTCTTTTTTGTACACAGGGAAATTTTCACCGTGACCCAGAAGTCGTttaacacaaaaatgttttaacaaaatCAATCAAACAACTGGCTCCAGCCCCAAGAGCTGCCTGTTGTCCTGCCTGCGCTCTCCAGTCCTGCCCGCTTAGTGTCTGACACCTACAGCCCTGCAGGTGCACCGCAGGGGGTGGTTTTAAAGGCTTGCAGGGCTAATAATGTCCACCAAACTGAGCCCCAAATTTGTGCCCCCTACACGCCTATGCCCCAGGAGCTGTGAAGTGCGAGGTTTAATTTCCCAGTAGGTTGCGTTTCAGGCACAAATGGGTTCGTCCCCTCCCCAAACCAACCTGTGGACAGTGACAGAGCCCACATGTGCTTGCTGGCTCCAAAGGCAATGCACCCAAACGGGTCTGTCGCCTGGTCTGCACCAGGCTTTCATCCATCAGTGCAGAgacagggctgtgctgggagcagtgggagctggctggcatgCTCCGTGatttcctcctcatcctccttttGTTCTCCTGAGCCCCACTTCTGCTTGATGTAATTTTATGATAGCTTAGAAGTATTGAGTATAGGCTTGCGATCCGCCCGTAACTAGCAGGATATCTGCACAGAGGATCAGATCCGTTAGGATTAGCTAGCTGCTGCTTGGTTTGCTGCAGCAAGGTAAGCACTCCAGGTGATTGCCACATGCCTCCAGAGAGGAGCCTGCAATCGCGTCTTAATTTTAACCTCACTGAAGTTCAGCCATGATATCCACCCTGACCATCAGTGCAGTAACTGCTTCACTAATCCTACtgcagagggaggaaaacacaAGCCTTACGGTTTTGGCCGCACTGGAAGAGAAACACGTGGTTTGGGCAAACCAAAAGCCAAAcggatttttaaaaaattgcattgaAAGCATATTATTTATTGTGTTCCCAGAGCAAACCCTAAGGGCAGGCAAAGATGTAATACATTTGAGAGGGCAGAAGGGAAACCACTTTCCAGGtatgcaaagaaaatgagagggaGATCAGTGATAGCTGGCACAAGGCAGGAGACTATTCATTTCTCCAGGAGACCGCTCAGTGCCAGAGCCACAGGCCACCCCAGTAGGGCCTGCCAGGCCAGGCGTCCTTGAGGACATCATGCCGAAACATGCAAgatcccccccatccccagccaaCCGTCCCAGCTCTCTGTCATAGGCCACCCCAGAGGGATGCCAGAGCCAGTGTGTGTCCATCGGACTACAAATTCTCCCTGGGTTTAAGCTCAGGCTTAATGCTAGTGTGCTGCTCATGCAGCCAAAACCCTAGAATAGCAACAGTTTTGCCTCACGGGgtcattttttcccctggctCACTTCCCTGCCATGCAAGCACTGGGAGGGCACAGTGAGGAGTGGGAATCACCTCTTTCCACAGCCACCACTGCACTGGTGGGCTCGTGCAAGTCATGACATGGCAGCCTTGCTTGCTTCAAGCAGAACCCCCCCCAGCTGAGTTTGAAGCACCCTTGGAGGCGGCAGGAAATGAGCACCGGGCTTCGTGCTGCCAGAGCTGGGAGATGCTCGCAGACCCCCTGCCTCCGACGCCGCAGCAGCTGCTTGCTGCCCATGACAGGGCTCTCAGGTGCTGCTGCATCCTTTGCTTTCCGACAGAGCTGCAGCATCGAGATGGCTCCAGGCATCGACATGCCACGTACAGCTCGAGCCGCATAGAAATACTTCAGCTGCAGTTCAGCTTTCACTATGAATAAGGCTCCCGTGTGTCACTCAGCATCTTCCAGGCATAAGCACGTGCATATCATCCTGCCCAGTGCCTGGGGGACTTCCACCCCCTTCCACCTGGCTTGGAGGAAGCCCCTGAGTGGCTGTGCACACACAAGCCCCCTGAAGCCACTCACCCAGGATACCTGCCCACCACCAAGCCTCCGACTGCCTCCATATCTCTGGGCAGTCACAAATTCACCTGCACAATGAAGGCGAGTGCGGGGTCGGGTTAGACCTGAGAGGGCCACCCAGCCAGAGCCGAAATCACGAAACCCTTCTCAGACAAAAGCCCTGGCGGGAGAAAGAGGAGATGGTTGGGAATCTCAGGCGCATGCTTCCTGATTGCAACATGCCTATAAATCACAGCACGAATGATATACTGAGCTCGGCTTAATCCCAAGCCTGATTAAGTGTTATTCCAGTTTTTCCTAACAAGTTTCCTTGCTGTTCTCTAGCATCCTTTAGGCTTTTATCAGCATCTTCTGAGATGACCAGACACAAGTATCTGCCTGTCTTTAAGGCAACACCAATCCCCCAAATACTACTCTCCCATGGTAGGTAGAGGCATGGGAGAAGATGGACTTTATCCAACTAGCCTTCCCCAAGGTCCACAGTAGAGGACAAAACTCCAGCAAGAGTCACAGAAATACttccctgctcagctgctggaggtgagggagctgctgcaggatgcAGAAGGCACCCTGGATGCATGGCAGGACATGAGTCGGATACTCCGGTGGGAAAGCAGAGTAGCCTGCCTTCTGGGTGCTACTGCAGCTTCAAATAAGGAAACCCATTGGAAAAGCTTTGCTGAGTTGACCAAAAAGCTGAGGAAATGTGTATGGTGAGTTAAATTAAACAGCAGAATGGAAAAAGCTGACTTACTTTGGGTCTAACAATAGCTGGAGAGACCCTTTGCCAAAGGAAGCTGAAGTTGCCAGCAACATATGTGGAAATGTCGTTAGTTTCCCTAATAATGTGCACTTGCTGCAGATGATACCATTTTTGTCTATTAGTGAGAGAACAAGTGCGATCAAATACACACAAGTTTGTATTCTGCGTGCTTTGTGCGCAGCACTGCAAGAGGTTAGGCCGGAGCCAGCGACATATGGCCAGGCAACATCTCACAAAACTTGTGCTAAACAGGGCTGGGATGAAGCCACAGGAGGTCTGGGAGCAGGTGCTGGGACAAATGGGACCATGCTGGAGTCAGCAGTGCTCCTGAGACCATCTCGAAAGCCTGTCTCCATTGCTCCTCTGGCTGATCAGGGAGAACCAAGAGAGaaatcagagagaaaatatCCCAAGATTCAATCACCAACCCACTGGATGAAGCATACAGCAAATTGGCCAAGGATATTTGAGGGCAATGTGTGTTGTACAATATTTTTTGTAGCAGCTGGTGTTGTCCTGCTGCAGGAGCGACTGCACCATTCCCGGGGAGCACTGGTGATGGCCAGGCCAAGTCTTGCTGATGCTAATTGCCTTCATTGGCATCACCAGAGCATCTTCACAGGGAGTACATTACACTTCTACTCATTTTTTGAATG
The nucleotide sequence above comes from Buteo buteo chromosome 19, bButBut1.hap1.1, whole genome shotgun sequence. Encoded proteins:
- the SMIM45 gene encoding small integral membrane protein 45, producing MPHFLDWFVPVYLMISILILVGFGACIYYFEPGLQEAHKWRTQRPIMERDLRKTLMIRDNLAFGVPEV